The following proteins are co-located in the Conyzicola lurida genome:
- the map gene encoding type I methionyl aminopeptidase yields the protein MAFRSSIYKTAAELKLMVQSGLITAAALDAVRAAIVPGVTTLELDAIAERVIRDAGAEPNFMLVPGYRHTICASVNEEVVHGIPGGRVIQPGDIVSIDCGAQLDGWNGDSAFTVVVPDDSRPEIVAERQRLADVAEQALWHGIAALASVKRLNQVGTAVEEYILQNPSPLTGDWGIIEDYTGHGIGRSMHEDPPVFNYSVREKGPEVRAGLAVAIEPMLTAGTIDTVTLADDWTVATEDGTMAAHWEHSVAVHSGGIWVLTAADGGASGLAALGVTPVPIA from the coding sequence GTGGCTTTTCGCTCGAGCATCTACAAAACCGCGGCTGAGCTGAAGCTCATGGTTCAGTCGGGGCTGATCACGGCCGCGGCGCTCGATGCCGTGCGCGCGGCGATCGTCCCGGGCGTCACGACGCTCGAACTCGACGCCATCGCCGAGCGGGTCATCCGCGACGCAGGCGCCGAGCCGAACTTCATGCTGGTTCCGGGTTACCGTCACACGATCTGCGCCTCGGTCAACGAGGAGGTCGTGCACGGGATTCCGGGCGGCCGCGTCATCCAGCCCGGGGATATCGTCTCGATCGACTGCGGCGCCCAGCTCGACGGCTGGAACGGCGACTCGGCCTTCACCGTCGTGGTGCCGGACGACTCACGTCCCGAGATCGTCGCCGAGAGGCAGAGACTGGCGGATGTCGCGGAGCAGGCTCTCTGGCACGGCATCGCCGCGCTCGCCAGCGTGAAGCGACTCAACCAGGTCGGCACGGCGGTCGAGGAGTACATCCTGCAGAACCCGTCCCCGCTGACGGGCGACTGGGGCATCATCGAGGACTACACGGGTCACGGCATCGGACGTTCGATGCACGAGGACCCGCCCGTGTTCAACTACAGCGTGCGCGAGAAGGGGCCGGAGGTGAGGGCCGGACTGGCCGTCGCCATCGAGCCGATGCTCACCGCCGGCACGATCGACACCGTCACTCTCGCCGACGATTGGACGGTCGCGACCGAGGACGGCACCATGGCTGCGCACTGGGAGCACTCGGTCGCGGTGCATTCCGGCGGAATCTGGGTGCTCACGGCGGCCGACGGTGGCGCGTCCGGTCTCGCAGCACTGGGCGTGACGCCCGTGCCGATCGCCTGA
- a CDS encoding adenylate kinase, whose translation MSRLLIVGPPGAGKGTQAALITTTYGIPDVSTGDIFRANIKNETPLGMQVKAILDRGEYVSDELTNNLVKSRLEEDDAREGFLLDGYPRTLEQVRYLDELLASKGQALDAVIQLVADQDEVVARLTKRALEQGRADDTEEVIRHRQEVYARETTPLIAVYGDRGLLVEVDGLGAVDEVAARINEALASRGITATESSVETA comes from the coding sequence TTGAGCCGCCTTCTGATCGTCGGCCCCCCTGGCGCCGGTAAGGGAACGCAGGCTGCCCTCATCACCACCACCTACGGCATTCCCGATGTGTCGACCGGAGACATCTTCCGCGCGAACATCAAGAACGAGACGCCGCTCGGCATGCAGGTGAAGGCGATCCTCGACCGGGGCGAGTACGTCTCGGACGAGCTCACCAACAACCTGGTCAAGAGCCGTCTCGAAGAGGATGACGCACGCGAGGGTTTCCTCCTCGATGGCTACCCCCGCACGCTCGAGCAGGTCCGCTACCTCGACGAGTTGCTGGCGAGCAAGGGACAGGCGCTCGACGCCGTCATCCAGCTCGTCGCCGACCAGGACGAAGTGGTCGCCCGACTGACCAAGCGCGCACTCGAGCAGGGTCGCGCCGACGACACCGAAGAGGTCATCCGTCACCGTCAAGAGGTCTACGCCCGCGAGACGACCCCGCTGATCGCCGTCTACGGCGACCGTGGTCTGCTCGTCGAGGTCGACGGTCTCGGCGCGGTCGACGAGGTCGCCGCCCGCATCAACGAGGCACTCGCCAGCCGCGGCATCACCGCGACCGAGTCCTCCGTAGAAACGGCGTAG
- the rplR gene encoding 50S ribosomal protein L18, protein MGLGTRGKSKSAAKSRRHARLRKKVVGTELRPRLVVTRSARHVFVQVVDDSKGFTLASASTLEADLRTFDGDKTAKARKVGELVAERAKAAGVEAVVFDRGGSKYAGRVAAIADGAREGGLNL, encoded by the coding sequence ATGGGTCTCGGAACTAGAGGCAAGAGCAAGTCGGCCGCCAAGTCGCGCCGTCACGCACGTCTTCGCAAGAAGGTCGTCGGCACCGAGCTGCGTCCGCGCCTGGTCGTCACGCGTTCGGCCCGTCACGTCTTCGTGCAGGTCGTCGATGACAGCAAGGGTTTCACCCTCGCATCCGCATCGACGCTCGAAGCAGACCTGCGCACCTTCGATGGTGACAAGACCGCCAAGGCCCGCAAGGTCGGCGAACTTGTCGCAGAGCGTGCCAAGGCCGCTGGCGTCGAAGCCGTCGTTTTTGACCGTGGTGGTAGCAAGTACGCGGGTCGCGTCGCCGCTATCGCTGATGGAGCTCGAGAGGGTGGATTGAACCTGTGA
- the rpmD gene encoding 50S ribosomal protein L30: MARLKVTQIKSKISEKQNQRDTLRSLGLHRIGDVTVREDNKQNRGYVNTVAHLVKVEEID; encoded by the coding sequence ATGGCTCGCCTGAAGGTAACCCAGATCAAGTCCAAAATTAGTGAGAAGCAGAACCAGCGCGACACCCTGCGGAGCCTCGGGCTTCACCGCATCGGTGACGTCACGGTTCGCGAGGACAACAAGCAGAACCGTGGTTACGTCAACACGGTCGCTCACCTCGTCAAGGTCGAGGAGATTGACTAA
- the rplO gene encoding 50S ribosomal protein L15, translating to MAEEETVAKKAPAKKAAAPKAAAEKAPAAEKKAPAKKAAAPKADAAEKAPAAKAATTKAPAKAKAPAAAKADAPSEVVADKAPAEKKAPAAKSKAAPKAETEARPQVLKVHHLRPAVGAKKDKTRVGRGEGSKGKTAGRGTKGTKARYSVRPGFEAGNIGFVMRSPKLRGFKNPFRVEYQVVNLEKLADLYPKGGDVTIADLVAKGAVRKNEKVKVLGDGDIAVKLNVAVDKVSGSAEQKIVAAGGSVK from the coding sequence ATGGCTGAAGAAGAAACGGTAGCCAAGAAGGCTCCCGCCAAGAAGGCCGCTGCTCCCAAGGCAGCTGCTGAGAAGGCACCGGCAGCCGAGAAGAAGGCTCCCGCGAAGAAGGCAGCAGCTCCCAAGGCTGACGCCGCCGAGAAGGCCCCCGCCGCCAAGGCCGCTACGACCAAGGCTCCGGCCAAGGCCAAGGCTCCCGCCGCAGCGAAGGCCGACGCCCCCTCCGAGGTAGTTGCCGACAAGGCACCCGCCGAGAAGAAGGCACCCGCAGCGAAGTCCAAGGCGGCCCCCAAGGCCGAGACCGAGGCTCGCCCGCAGGTTCTCAAGGTCCACCACCTTCGCCCGGCTGTCGGCGCGAAGAAGGACAAGACCCGCGTCGGACGCGGTGAAGGTTCCAAGGGTAAGACTGCCGGCCGCGGTACCAAGGGCACGAAGGCTCGTTACTCGGTTCGCCCGGGCTTCGAAGCCGGAAACATTGGTTTCGTCATGCGTTCGCCGAAGCTGCGCGGGTTCAAGAACCCGTTCCGCGTCGAGTACCAGGTCGTCAACCTCGAGAAGCTGGCCGACCTCTACCCCAAGGGTGGAGACGTCACGATCGCTGACCTCGTCGCCAAGGGTGCCGTTCGCAAGAACGAGAAGGTCAAGGTTCTCGGCGACGGTGACATTGCGGTTAAGCTGAACGTTGCAGTTGACAAGGTCTCCGGCTCCGCCGAGCAGAAGATTGTCGCCGCAGGCGGATCGGTCAAGTAG
- the rpsE gene encoding 30S ribosomal protein S5, with the protein MAAEVTEAPVVVTAEAIAAEVVVDAPATDTTNEPREARRGGRERSPNRDRGNSRDAEKSQFLERVVTINRVSKVVKGGRRFSFTALVVVGDGNGLVGIGYGKAREVPTAISKGVEEAKKNFFRVPRVAATIPHSVQGEAAAGVVLLRPASAGTGVIAGGPVRAVLECAGIHDVLSKSLGSSNTINIVHATVAALKQLEEPRAVAARRGLPVEHVVPARLLRAEAEAKAGV; encoded by the coding sequence GTGGCTGCAGAAGTAACCGAGGCGCCCGTCGTCGTCACCGCCGAGGCCATTGCGGCCGAGGTCGTCGTCGACGCCCCCGCCACCGACACCACGAACGAGCCTCGCGAGGCCCGCCGTGGTGGACGCGAGCGCAGCCCGAACCGCGACCGTGGCAACAGCCGCGACGCGGAGAAGAGCCAGTTCCTCGAGCGCGTTGTCACGATCAACCGCGTTTCCAAGGTCGTCAAGGGTGGTCGTCGCTTCAGCTTCACCGCACTCGTCGTCGTCGGAGACGGCAACGGCCTGGTCGGCATCGGATACGGCAAGGCACGCGAAGTCCCCACGGCCATCTCCAAGGGCGTCGAGGAAGCGAAGAAGAACTTCTTCCGCGTTCCCCGCGTCGCTGCGACCATCCCGCACTCTGTGCAGGGTGAGGCCGCTGCCGGAGTTGTCCTGCTGCGTCCGGCATCCGCCGGTACCGGTGTTATCGCTGGTGGACCGGTTCGCGCCGTCCTCGAGTGCGCCGGCATCCATGACGTCCTGAGCAAGTCGCTCGGTTCGTCGAACACGATCAACATCGTGCACGCCACGGTTGCTGCCCTCAAGCAGCTCGAGGAGCCTCGTGCGGTCGCCGCACGTCGTGGCCTCCCCGTCGAGCACGTTGTGCCGGCTCGCCTCCTGCGCGCCGAAGCAGAAGCTAAGGCAGGTGTCTGA
- the secY gene encoding preprotein translocase subunit SecY, which translates to MFRAVARIFRTPDLRRKIGFTLGIVALFRLGSFIPAPFVDFGNVQLCLAGNAGTDGLYDLVNLFSGGALLQLSIFALGIMPYITASIIVQLLRVVIPHFDTLYKEGQTGQAKLTQYTRYLTIALGILQSTTLITVARSGALFPSNSGIAECNNLITNDAWYAIMLMVITMTAGTGLIMWMGELITERGIGNGMSLLIFTSISATFPAALWSIQQSKGWEVFILTILVGIVIMAAVVFVEQSQRRIPVQYAKRMVGRRTYGGNNTYIPIKVNMAGVVPVIFASSLLYLPALIAQFNQPAVAGETPAAWVVWIQNNLTSGDNPLYMAVYFLLIIGFTYFYVAITFNPEEVADNMKKYGGFIPGIRAGRPTAEYLDYVLTRVTLPGSLYLGLIALIPLIALATVGANQNFPFGGASILIIVGVGLETVKQIDSQLQQRHYEGLLR; encoded by the coding sequence GTGTTTAGAGCCGTCGCGCGGATCTTCCGCACGCCAGACCTGCGCAGGAAGATCGGGTTCACGCTCGGTATCGTCGCGCTGTTCCGGCTGGGATCGTTCATTCCCGCACCGTTCGTCGATTTCGGCAACGTTCAGCTGTGCCTCGCGGGTAACGCGGGAACCGACGGTCTGTACGACCTGGTCAACCTCTTCAGTGGTGGAGCCCTGCTCCAGCTGTCAATCTTCGCGCTCGGGATCATGCCGTACATCACGGCGTCGATCATCGTGCAGCTCCTCCGCGTGGTCATCCCGCACTTCGACACCCTCTACAAGGAGGGCCAGACGGGCCAGGCCAAGCTCACGCAGTACACGCGTTACCTCACCATCGCCCTGGGTATCCTCCAGTCGACGACGCTGATCACCGTGGCCCGCAGTGGCGCGCTGTTCCCCTCGAACTCCGGCATCGCCGAGTGCAACAACCTCATCACCAACGACGCCTGGTACGCCATCATGCTCATGGTCATCACCATGACCGCCGGCACCGGCCTCATCATGTGGATGGGCGAGCTCATCACCGAGCGCGGCATCGGCAACGGTATGTCGCTCCTCATCTTCACCTCCATCTCCGCCACCTTCCCTGCCGCTCTCTGGAGCATCCAGCAGTCGAAGGGCTGGGAGGTCTTCATCCTCACGATCCTCGTCGGAATCGTGATCATGGCCGCGGTCGTGTTCGTCGAGCAGTCGCAGCGGCGCATCCCCGTGCAGTACGCGAAACGCATGGTCGGACGCCGCACCTACGGCGGCAACAACACGTACATCCCGATCAAGGTGAACATGGCCGGCGTCGTGCCCGTCATCTTCGCGTCGTCGCTGCTGTACCTGCCTGCCCTCATCGCGCAGTTCAACCAGCCCGCCGTGGCCGGCGAGACTCCCGCCGCGTGGGTCGTCTGGATCCAGAACAACCTCACCTCGGGCGACAACCCGCTGTACATGGCTGTCTACTTCCTGCTCATCATCGGCTTCACCTACTTCTACGTCGCGATCACCTTCAACCCCGAAGAGGTCGCCGACAACATGAAGAAGTACGGCGGGTTCATCCCCGGCATCCGTGCCGGACGCCCGACCGCCGAATACCTCGACTACGTATTGACCCGGGTGACCCTTCCCGGTTCGCTCTACCTCGGCCTGATCGCGCTCATCCCGCTCATCGCTCTCGCGACGGTCGGCGCCAACCAGAACTTCCCGTTCGGCGGCGCGAGCATTCTGATCATCGTCGGCGTCGGTCTCGAGACCGTGAAGCAGATCGACTCGCAGCTGCAGCAGCGCCACTACGAGGGTCTGCTCCGTTGA
- a CDS encoding SRPBCC family protein: protein MATAKALIVIRTPVSEVFDYTASAVNGPAFIPNLNENTNIEPEEPGVNQTFDWRFNMAGADLRGKAEGITFDKDKQVTLRTTGDVNATWDYVFEDLGDGTTRVTSEVIYDIPATVVERIVNNKLLDRINQHTLEQMLDNLKLILESE, encoded by the coding sequence ATGGCTACCGCGAAAGCACTGATCGTCATCCGCACGCCCGTGAGCGAAGTCTTCGACTACACGGCGTCGGCGGTCAACGGACCCGCGTTCATCCCCAACCTCAACGAGAACACGAACATCGAGCCCGAGGAACCGGGCGTCAACCAGACCTTCGACTGGCGCTTCAACATGGCCGGCGCCGACCTGCGCGGCAAGGCCGAGGGCATCACCTTCGACAAGGACAAGCAGGTCACCCTGCGCACCACCGGCGACGTCAACGCCACTTGGGACTACGTCTTCGAGGACCTCGGCGACGGCACGACGCGCGTCACGAGCGAGGTAATCTACGACATCCCGGCGACCGTCGTCGAGCGGATCGTCAACAACAAGCTGCTCGACCGCATCAACCAGCACACGCTCGAGCAGATGCTCGACAACCTGAAGCTGATCCTCGAGAGCGAGTAG